In a genomic window of Candidatus Protochlamydia phocaeensis:
- a CDS encoding carboxymuconolactone decarboxylase family protein, whose amino-acid sequence MTKNYKDITADISVFLSKMRKEMPEVMNGFNTLAQAATKDGALNKKTKELIALALGIAAHCDGCIGFHTQSLIKLGVTREEFLETLSMAVYMGGGPSLMYAAEALKAFEEFNGMV is encoded by the coding sequence ATGACAAAAAATTACAAAGACATTACAGCTGATATTTCAGTTTTTTTATCAAAAATGCGTAAAGAAATGCCAGAGGTAATGAATGGATTCAATACCTTAGCTCAAGCTGCTACAAAAGACGGAGCCCTTAATAAAAAGACAAAAGAACTAATAGCACTTGCTTTGGGCATTGCAGCTCATTGCGATGGCTGCATCGGATTTCATACTCAATCTTTAATTAAGCTAGGCGTAACTCGTGAGGAATTTCTCGAAACTTTGAGCATGGCTGTTTACATGGGGGGAGGACCTTCATTGATGTATGCTGCTGAGGCGTTGAAAGCTTTTGAGGAATTCAATGGTATGGTTTAA